In one window of Pseudodesulfovibrio sediminis DNA:
- a CDS encoding chemotaxis protein, with protein sequence MSQTDILLETGTNELEIIEFFINEETSKGPMTYYFGVNVAKVLEVVEAPEGLESSEAAVHPSFLGTIPLRDLILPVVDLSVWLKIDRSHAENEPVIVTEFNGMITGFLVSGVTQIHRVNWADVEPPSKYFSTMDTNCITGTVKINDRFVLMLDLEQVLADLDESGQTQANLSNVVSEERYHALIADDSTSVRQLLEKNFTDANFEVTIVGDGAEAWNKLELIKKQCLSEGKSPLDFIDAVVSDVEMPQMDGYTLTRRIKEDPVLKILPVTLFSSLISKSVLHKGKAVMADEQVTKPEFDGLTQKVINLIQRWDPSA encoded by the coding sequence ATGAGTCAAACGGATATTTTGTTGGAAACAGGCACCAATGAACTTGAAATAATTGAGTTTTTTATCAATGAAGAGACGTCTAAGGGACCGATGACGTATTATTTTGGCGTCAACGTGGCCAAGGTGCTTGAAGTCGTTGAAGCGCCGGAAGGACTGGAGTCTTCCGAGGCAGCAGTTCATCCGAGTTTCCTTGGCACCATTCCCCTGCGCGATCTTATTCTGCCGGTTGTGGATTTGAGTGTGTGGTTGAAGATCGACAGAAGCCACGCAGAGAATGAACCGGTCATTGTCACCGAGTTCAATGGCATGATCACGGGATTTCTCGTCTCCGGTGTGACCCAGATTCATCGTGTGAACTGGGCAGATGTGGAGCCGCCGAGCAAATATTTTTCGACCATGGATACCAACTGCATTACCGGGACGGTCAAGATCAACGACCGGTTTGTGCTCATGCTCGACCTTGAACAGGTGCTGGCCGATCTCGACGAATCAGGGCAAACCCAGGCCAACTTGAGCAATGTTGTGTCTGAAGAGCGCTACCATGCCCTGATTGCTGATGATTCAACGTCTGTCCGGCAACTGCTGGAAAAGAATTTTACCGATGCGAATTTTGAAGTCACCATCGTAGGTGATGGCGCCGAAGCATGGAACAAGCTTGAACTCATCAAGAAGCAATGCCTGAGTGAAGGGAAGAGTCCGTTGGATTTCATTGACGCCGTTGTTTCAGACGTGGAAATGCCGCAGATGGATGGCTACACGCTGACCAGGCGCATCAAGGAGGACCCGGTTCTCAAGATATTGCCGGTAACCCTGTTTTCCTCCCTCATCTCAAAATCAGTTTTGCACAAGGGCAAGGCGGTCATGGCGGATGAGCAGGTGACCAAGCCGGAATTCGACGGGTTGACGCAGAAGGTGATCAATCTGATCCAGCGATGGGATCCGAGCGCGTAA